A single Tenacibaculum sp. Bg11-29 DNA region contains:
- the pgi gene encoding glucose-6-phosphate isomerase produces the protein MPLQNINPTQTKAWEELTDHFSKAKEYNLKDLFRKDKNRKEQFSIKIDELSVDFSKNLITQETIDLLISLANQTELKDAIDKYFSGDKINETEDRAVLHTALRSNSETPVLIEGKDVKPQVQTALRKMKSFSNKVISGKWKGFTGKVITDVVNIGVGGSDLGPSMVVESLQFYRNKLKSHFVSNIDGDHVVEILNKLNPETTLFVIVSKSFTTDETLTNANTIRDWFLNSATIFDVAKHFVAVSSNMEEATSFGIDKKNIFPMWNWVGGRFSLWSSVGLSICLSIGYDNFKQLLNGAEKMDNHFRETPFDKNIPVIQGLLSIWYNNFFKSETEAVLPYSEYLAKIPAYLQQSVMESNGKGVDRNGNEVDYQTGGIIWGATGANMQHAFMQLIHQGTKLIPTDFIGFKESLHGLTEHHKKLMANYYAQMEALACGKTKEEIHLELKLENRLDEINQLLPYKIFKGNRPSTSFLFNKLTPKTFGMLISTYEHKIFTQGVIWNIFSFDQFGVELGKEIARKMLNN, from the coding sequence ATGCCGTTACAAAACATTAATCCAACCCAAACGAAGGCCTGGGAAGAATTAACTGATCATTTTAGTAAAGCAAAAGAATATAATTTAAAAGATCTTTTCCGTAAAGATAAAAACAGAAAAGAACAATTCTCTATTAAGATAGATGAACTAAGTGTTGATTTTTCAAAAAACCTTATTACACAAGAAACAATTGATTTATTGATTTCTTTGGCTAATCAAACGGAGTTAAAAGATGCTATTGATAAGTATTTTTCAGGAGATAAAATTAATGAAACAGAAGACAGAGCTGTTTTACATACGGCTTTGAGAAGTAATTCGGAAACTCCTGTTTTAATTGAAGGTAAAGATGTGAAGCCTCAAGTGCAAACAGCTTTAAGGAAGATGAAAAGCTTTAGTAATAAGGTTATTTCAGGGAAATGGAAAGGGTTTACAGGTAAGGTAATTACAGATGTTGTTAATATAGGAGTAGGAGGGTCTGATCTAGGACCAAGTATGGTTGTTGAATCTTTACAGTTTTATAGAAATAAGTTAAAATCACACTTTGTCTCTAATATAGATGGAGATCATGTAGTAGAAATATTAAATAAGCTAAATCCAGAAACTACATTATTTGTAATTGTTTCTAAGTCATTCACTACAGACGAAACATTAACGAATGCTAATACTATTAGAGATTGGTTCTTAAATTCAGCAACAATTTTTGATGTTGCTAAACATTTTGTCGCTGTGTCTTCTAATATGGAAGAAGCGACAAGTTTTGGAATAGATAAAAAAAATATCTTTCCAATGTGGAATTGGGTTGGTGGTAGATTTTCTTTATGGTCATCTGTAGGGCTGTCTATTTGTTTATCTATAGGTTATGATAATTTTAAGCAGTTATTAAATGGAGCTGAAAAAATGGATAATCATTTTCGAGAGACCCCTTTTGATAAAAATATACCAGTAATACAAGGATTACTAAGTATTTGGTATAATAACTTTTTTAAAAGTGAAACAGAAGCCGTTTTACCGTATAGTGAATACCTAGCAAAAATACCTGCCTATTTACAGCAATCAGTTATGGAAAGTAATGGTAAAGGAGTTGATAGAAATGGAAACGAAGTAGATTACCAAACAGGAGGGATTATTTGGGGAGCGACTGGCGCAAATATGCAGCATGCTTTTATGCAGTTAATACATCAAGGAACAAAATTAATTCCAACAGATTTTATTGGGTTTAAAGAATCATTACATGGTTTAACAGAACATCATAAAAAATTAATGGCTAATTATTATGCTCAAATGGAAGCTTTAGCTTGTGGTAAAACAAAAGAAGAAATTCATTTAGAGTTAAAGCTTGAAAACAGATTAGACGAAATAAATCAATTATTACCGTACAAAATATTTAAAGGAAACCGTCCTAGTACTTCATTTCTATTTAATAAATTGACTCCAAAAACTTTTGGAATGTTAATATCTACTTACGAACATAAAATTTTTACACAAGGAGTTATATGGAATATATTTTCCTTTGACCAGTTTGGTGTTGAGTTAGGTAAGGAAATCGCAAGGAAAATGTTAAATAACTAG
- a CDS encoding peptidoglycan DD-metalloendopeptidase family protein, whose protein sequence is MKKYILLLFIFCAFLSCKKEKKEEIKTPVKIEKPKPIYAFGFNLDNYNVINDTIKNGESFGVILDRYHVGYPKINKIATVIKDTFDVRRIRSGKAFTILTSRDSLEKPQVFIYKHNKVNATIINFKDSVILSYKFKKKIKIIEKEITGQIFSNLSVTMDSLNLSASLTNTVADIYAWTLDFYRLQKGDKFKLIYEEKFINDTVFVGYGEVKAAVFNHKGEDLYAYKFVGDSIKNIPEFYNEKGDMLRRAFLKSPIKFQYRISSRYNLRRKIALYGRVRPHRGTDFAAKYGTPIMTTASGTVVEAARKGGNGNYVKVMHNGTYTTQYLHMKRRNVRVGDYVKQGDIIGWVGMTGNTSGPHVCYRFWKYGKQVDPFREKLPSAEPLDSLVKPAYFKFIKPLKVRLDSIKLAIKDTVSAPLNKK, encoded by the coding sequence GATTTAATCTAGATAATTATAACGTAATAAATGATACTATTAAAAATGGTGAAAGTTTTGGCGTTATTTTAGATAGATACCATGTGGGATATCCAAAAATAAATAAAATAGCAACAGTAATTAAAGATACTTTTGATGTAAGACGAATTAGATCGGGAAAGGCATTTACTATTTTAACATCAAGAGATTCTCTTGAAAAACCTCAAGTTTTTATTTATAAACATAACAAGGTAAATGCGACAATAATTAATTTCAAAGATTCTGTTATATTATCATATAAGTTTAAGAAAAAAATTAAAATAATAGAAAAAGAAATTACAGGACAAATTTTTTCAAACTTATCAGTTACAATGGATAGTTTAAATCTTAGTGCTTCATTAACAAATACTGTAGCTGATATTTATGCATGGACACTTGATTTTTATCGATTACAAAAAGGAGATAAATTTAAATTAATTTATGAAGAGAAATTTATTAATGATACTGTTTTTGTTGGCTATGGAGAAGTGAAAGCGGCGGTTTTTAATCATAAAGGAGAAGACTTATATGCTTATAAATTTGTAGGTGATTCTATTAAGAATATTCCAGAATTTTATAATGAAAAAGGAGATATGCTGAGAAGGGCATTTTTAAAATCGCCAATTAAATTTCAATACCGTATATCATCACGTTATAATTTAAGAAGGAAAATTGCATTATATGGAAGAGTTCGACCTCATAGAGGAACAGATTTTGCTGCAAAGTATGGAACTCCAATAATGACGACAGCTAGTGGTACAGTTGTCGAAGCTGCAAGAAAAGGAGGTAATGGAAATTATGTAAAAGTAATGCATAATGGTACATACACTACTCAGTATTTACATATGAAACGAAGAAATGTTAGAGTAGGAGATTATGTAAAACAAGGAGATATTATAGGTTGGGTAGGTATGACAGGAAATACAAGCGGACCACATGTGTGTTATCGTTTTTGGAAATATGGGAAACAAGTAGATCCTTTTAGAGAAAAACTGCCATCAGCAGAACCGTTAGATTCTTTGGTTAAACCAGCGTATTTTAAATTTATAAAACCATTAAAAGTACGATTAGACAGTATAAAATTAGCTATAAAGGATACTGTTTCTGCTCCTTTAAATAAAAAATAA